Genomic DNA from Penaeus monodon isolate SGIC_2016 chromosome 4, NSTDA_Pmon_1, whole genome shotgun sequence:
agaagagggagagagaaaggaagagaaggggagggggagggaaggaagagaaggggagggggagggaaggaagagaaggggagggggagggaaggggaaaaaaggggggaaaaaagagagggaatggaaaagatAGGAACAGAAAGAAATAGTGGAAGAAAGACataagagagaggtgagaagaaaagaaaaaaaaagtgaaaggagaaaggagaggataagggaagacggtaaaaggggggggggaggaggaggaggaggaggaggaggaggaggaggaggaggaggaggaggaggaggaggaggaggaggaggaggaggaggagcaagagaagcaacagcaaggaggaggagcagcaggagcagcagggGGCGAGAAGGGCGCAAGCCGGAGCCGCCGCCAGGAACGCGCTCGGCCCTTGGGACAAGTCGCCGGAACAACGATTTCGCCGCCGACACATTCCGGGGGATaacgggcagggggaggggggaggggagaggggggagagggggcgggaccCGTTTCACCTGCTCGAAACTGGACCTCCGTGCAactcggaggggaggggggtagaacgagggagggggacgggggggaggggggaagatgagggagtaGTAGGCctggaagggatgagggagggagggagggagggaggagaccgatgggtaagggggaggaacAGCACGCCTTGCTAACCTGGAAATTATGCTAACGTGCAACGCTCACGACAATCTTGCAAGGagcttcggggggaggggggaggggaggggagggggagggggagggggaggggaagggggaggagaacggGGTTGGAGGAGAGGTGGCGTGAtacagggaaggagaagggaagatggagaagggagggagaaaagaggagacaggaagagaagacagtggagaagaggtggagaagggaaaagaggagaaagggagaaaggagaagaaggggaggagaggcagaaaaggagaagagaagaagggagaaggggagagggaggagagtgagtgaaggGGCCGGATGATGCACTAAGACGCAGAAACCTCGTTCCCTCAACCACAACTGAATCATGAAAATCAATGAcaaagtgagtgagaaagagagagcaaggagggatgaagatggaaagggggagtGCGAGGGCGtaattgagggagagggaaagtgcgagggcgtaaatgagagagagagagagagagagagagagagagagagagagagagagagagagagagagagagagagagagagagagagagagagagatggggggaggcagacagagagagagaaacaaaacgatGGTACCATATCCGCAACAAAAGGTCATtcgaagcggaggaggaggaggaggggagaagggggaaggaggggagaaggtgggaggaggggagaaggggggaggaggaggaggaggaggaggggagaaggggggaggagaagggaggaggaggatgagaagggaggaggaggatgagaagggaggaggaggaggagaagggaggatgataCAAAGGAGAAGAAGCGGAGAGAACCGTTTCGCACCTACGTCGCCCCTCAAAAGTGGGAGAGCTCATGACCGCGCCGTCGTCGCATCAACAGCGAAAAACACGAACGCACGAACTAGAAagagatacaacaacaacaacaacaacaacaacaacaacaaaaaacgagcGACGCCAAAAAAGAAGCCAAAACAACCCCACAGCCCCAAGAAATGCAAGTCAGACACTTACGCAAGACGGACAAGCCACGCGAGACGACGGGGCACAAATGGAAGGCTTGGACGCAACACgtagtactgtgtgtgtgtgtgtgtgtgtgtgtgtgtgtgtgtgtgtgtgtgtgtgtgtgtgtgtgtgtgtgtgtggtgtgtgtgtgtgtgtgtacgtgtgtatgtgcgtgtgtgtgtacgtgtgtgtacgtgtgtgtgtgtacgtgtgtgtgtgtgtacgtgtgtgtgtgtacgtgtgtgtgtgtgcgtgcgtgcgtgcgtgcgtgcgtgcgtgcgtgcgtgcgtgcgtgcgtgcgtgggggtgggGCGCGTCACGAGGCGGGCAAATGGCGTGGGGGTGGGGCGCGTCACGAGGCGGGCAAATGGCGTGTAACAAGTGCCCAGACGCATGAGCCGCGGCGCAACAAGGGATCCGGAGGCCAGGTGAGCCGAGGACGCATGGCGAGCCCAAACAGGTGGACGAGGAGTGCATGACGCAACGTGACGTAGCGGGTAGATAAGACAGAATAACAAAAACGGTCATGCAGGAGCCAGCGGGTGAAATATCGAAAGGAAAGTCttatgaggggaaaaaagtgatgAAGAAGTGAAGaacaagagggggggagggcgcaaCATGCCCTGCTTCTAGAAGACGTTAGAATCTTACTGGCAACACCACCAGCCACTAACCCGCGTCACACTCATGCACCAGAAACAGGctacaccttcctccccctccccccttccttctaccctaacccctcccctcctccatcgaCTCCAAACGCTTCCaacccctttcttatttctcatcttcctcctcctcctcctcctcttctttctactcCATTCTTCTgtgcctctttctcctcctcctcttcctaccccatTCTTCTgtgcctctttctcctcctcctcttcatatcCCATTCCCCTgtgcctctttctcctcctcctccacttttcctccattcctttttCATCTAACACCTGTCCGTCGCAAGCCAAGCACTTTCGCCCGCTCATGGCCAGACGCCCGAGATTCAGATAGCTGCATCCTGTCTCGAACAACGATAATTCTCAACAACGATAATTTATCTAATTCTTTGTCACGCCAATATCCCGTTAATAGTGTGGGTGTGAGAgaaatatactgtatacatgcatatacacacacacaatttatgtgtttattcattcattcatacacgaCGAAAAGATGACCGATGTTACTGAATAATAATACGGGTAAGAACAATATTTAATCACaatataaaggaataaacaaTATAATCCAAACGAAACttgaaaggagaaaatataataacgataccagcaaataataataataataataaaataataataataataataataataataataaaatagtagtaataataataacaacaacaataataataacaaataaaatagattaaaaaactgCATCATTGTCGAGAtgaagcaacagcagcaacagcagcaacaagacAGGTGTTGCAGGGCCACGAAGTCCGGCGTCAATCGAGAGCGACAGTGAAATGCGAGCGTGAGAACGAGGTAACCCGTGAATGGTaccatgagattttttttttcctttctcctcaccctctcactaatcattattcctcctcctcctcctccttctccggtTCTGCTtggttctcctttctctcctctccttcattctctttctcatctttcttgcCTCTCCCACTTTTTCTGCTCCTacgccatctcctcctcctcccctttctcctctttcatgcttttctcctccacctcttccccaacGCCAAcatagaaggaaagaagaaacgagaaaactggaggagagagaaaaaaagacggaaggaaggaagggagagagagagaggagaaaagacggaaggaagggagagagagaggagaaaagacggaaggaagggagagagagaggagaaaagacggaaggaaggaagggagagaggagaaaagacggaaggaaggaaggaaagaagggagggagggggagagaggagaaaagacggaaggaaggaaggaagggagggagagagggcgcctGACGGGAAGAGAGACTCTTTAAGATGCTCCAAAACCCCCTCTTACgtgcccccccacccctaccccagaCCCAGATACCCCCCCCAACTACCCTCTACCCGCTCCCCCAGTCCCAAtaaccccccctaccccatccccccccccccttttccttccgccATTCACCCGCCGCCGTCTAAATTGGCTCCATTTCCTCGTTGCCTTTGTACAGCGACATAATAGGATTTGCACGCTCCTGTTCGGAGGGCAAAAGTAGGAGCAACATTCAGCCCGTGTTGCAAACCCTGCGCTCTAACACACCGACAAAggaaaacaagacaagggagTCACTCGTGAAAGAACTGCTAACAGCTCACTCGCATTTGTTTCTTCCCGTGTACACAGGGCACGGACACgaacacggacacggacacacacgcataagaacccacacgcgcacacgcacacaattatATTCCATATCTATTcggtcttctccccccccccccccgccccaaagcctttccccttctcctttcccaatccacccccacccacccctccttcctcccctcccccccttaaccccacCACCTTACAACCTCATTGAGTCTTCATTCCTCGACCTCCAACCTCTTGTCTTTCGAGAGGAGCTTCCCTTCCTTCGCTTcttggcggaggaggaggaggaggaggaggaggaggaggaggaggaggaggaggaggaggaggagtaggagtaggggggaggaggaggagaggaggaggtgagagagtaggaggaggaaggaaggagagagggaaggacggagtaggggaggataggaggaaagagagagagagatgagagaggcgaagaggaaaaaggagagggagagggagaaagaaagagagagagagagagagagagagagagaggagagagagagagagagagagggagagggagagggagagggagcgggaggagtATTTCTaacatgaaaacaataaaaaagaaacaaaaaaagagaagagagaacaagaaaggcgAACGAAGACTCACGAAAGTTTAAAAGTTCAAAAGTGGGTCCGATTAGgcggtgtggagggagggagggggggggggcggggagagagagaggggggggcgggagaaggatgtaggaggatggggaaggaggggagggaggaacggggaagggtggggggatggggggggataaaggggataAAACCTGATACAATTCAACTCTCTCAGACCGGTTCTTGTCTgccgaaagaaaggaaggaagaagggcgaGGATAAAGATGGGTGAAGGGAAAtgtggggaaaaagagggagagggagagggagagggagagggaggaggcgaggaagaggaagggggagagggaggaggagagggcgagggcgagaagatagataatagatagatagatagatagatagagagagagagagagagagaggaggaaggggcagggggagaaagagagagagataaatatgtggACAAAGACATTCTGAGACAGGTaaatgacaaagacaaagagCAAAACAAAATGACACAAGAAGactaaaatagaaattaaaagcaAAGAGAAGgggcgggtgaggggggggaggagggaaggaggaggaggagaggggggaggagggaaggaggagggggaggaggagggtgaggaaggaggaggaggaggggaaggggaggggaagggtgaaggttaATCTCTCTGGTGTTatagtgggtggggtgggggctcctcccagggtaggggaggggatatTTCGAGGTGCACGTTGGAGGGCGACCTTCTCAAGTGAAACCCAGATCACAATTCAGACCCACCCAAGACGGCACGGGTTGGCATCCTCGAGATAAAGAATATGGCAGCCTTGTACACTGTGTTATCTATGCCGTTccatgaaagagaggaagagggataggaagagaaaggggggaattaagagaaaataagagagagggagagagggagggagggagggagtgggagaggggagagaaagagagaaagagagaaagaaagagagaaagagagaaagaaagagagagagaatgaacttcCAGCACTAGGGAATACCAAGCACCAAGGCAGCCATCAACGCCGCTCGTAACACCGacaaaagggaaaccccagaGAAAggacgaacacaaaaacacaacgaaGTAAGTAACGAGACCGCACGCTGCACCGCGACGTCTCTCACACCAACTGGTCCTACAATGCATGCCCTcagcccccctcaccctcaccctcgccctcaccctcaccctccccgcctttcccctctcctttccacaccctactccccccctgccctcctgccttccacctcccctcctgcCCTTTCCCCCATCGCTTCTTTTCCCtgactcttcttctcttcctcctcctgccctcttctgccatcgcctccctccttccctaccgccccctttttctccccccttcccccttcctccctccgccctcatttcccccctccctcccttcccctccccatccctcccacattcctcccttacccatccctccctcccttccttcctttcccctcccccccctgctcaATTCCCTCTCACTTTTCATCGCCCGAATCACTCTCTCACGCGACCCGGCCGGTGGGAAGGCcggcgaaaggggaagaggggaagaggggaagacgaggATGCCGGAGatgagagaggcgaagaggagaaaggagaagggagaaaggagaagtaaaGAGTAACGGGAGGAAAAGACGAGAATGGAATAAAATAGTCAatgtggaggaaagagggagagcggagagagaccaGTGATGGGGAGAAAGGTAgacggataaaagagagatatagagagatgcaAGATAAAActtacgaagaaggagaagaccaaAAAAGGATAAGAGGAAAAACTAAAGGAGCAGCATGACCAGTATCATAACGGTAACCGcaagcaaccccctcccccccctccccttcctctacgaCACCCATGACGCACAACCCAACCCGCCCACACAACGCCACCTGAACACCTTCcccgccctttctccctctccctctcccctctccctctccctctccctctctctctctctctcctcctccctctcgccaaGACTCGATCACAAACCATTCCATTCAACGTTGCAAAGACAATGGAACAATAGTGCCAATTGCCACTTCTCTCGCCATGCAGAGTCACGCAGGCACTCGCATTATGTAGGcagcccacacccccacccaccctcctcccgtGACAACATGCACTTCCCACTACCTCCATgttagggaaaagggagggaaaggagaggggaggggaggggaggggagggaaatgaaggaaagggggagggaaaggaggggaagggaggggaggggagaggagggaaaggaagagaggggaggggaagagaagggtaagtaaggaatggaaggaaaacgaaaagaagacaaaggcagggcacgagaaagagagagagagagagaaggggaccaGAAAACGAGTGAGGCGAGGGgggaaaactacaaaaataagacCGCAAGGGCGAAGAAAATCGGAGAAGCACAccaccataacccccccccccttccggccAGATCAAGTCAGGTCACGTCACTTCAACGCCAACGTCATGTCAACGCCGCGAATTCCTTCTCTCCTAAGACGCCCTCCTCGCCGGGACCCCTCAAGGCGCGCGTGTGGCCGCAGACGCTGGGTGGTCGGGGCGGCTCGTGTCTCGCGGGCGGTTGAAGACGGTCAGGACCAATTAAAACGCGAacgaggtaagggaaagggaggaaggaaggaagggagaaacagagggaggaggggagggagggaaagagggagaggagggagagagagagagaaggaaagagagagagatagagagagaaacgaaaataattcccaaagctTCCAGCACGCCATTCACCGGGGACCAAcgcggtagggagggaggggttttaaAGCAAGAAGGTTGGGGCACAAGCACAGGACTGGGGGTGGGGTGGTatggggcgagagaggggggagaaggatggatgaaggggggggggggagcacggaCAAGCAAGCCGACAGCGACAGCAACTGGGCGCGGGAGGTACTTGGACCGGAACCATGTCAAGGGCacggaggcgagagaggggaaaagggagtggagttcaggtgggggggaggggaggggaggggaggggagggagctcGAGCACTGGGGTTgatggggtaaggggagggggaggggggtaaaagagggagaggaagggggtagaggcaGGCAACCTGGCGCAGTCACGACCCCctgtcgtcccccccccctcgcctacacccccccaaccctcctgGACCTGTTGCGCCACAGTGCCCGggccgaggaggggaggggagggagtggtgggaggagagtagggagggggagggaggggactagCAACGGGGAGGGGAGATGTTTGACTCCCGACAGCCAAGTTTTGTGCGTTCGTTTTCAGTCTGGGCTTGATAACACATtaccaaggggaaggggagatggtaggcgagggggaggggagttgtggtaactgggagggggaggtaaggggtaagtggaagggggcgagggggcgaggggtaCAGGGTATTTCCCATACTCACTCTCCGAACGTTTAATAATTCCCTTCACTTGGCACaaacactaaaagaaaagaaaagaaaaaaatcgaccaGTTCCATTTTATTATGTCGAAATCATAAAAAGGACTTTTTTGCGGGGTTATTTATGACatctaagacaaaaaaaaatgccattcaTAACAAGATGACAATGACAtacctcttcatttttctctctgtttcctctttttttctccccgtcTCTTCCTAATCCCGGAATAAGTAATAAATTATacagaagtagataaaaaaaaaaactatttgcacAGATGAAAACATACACATTGTCATACAAATGTcacccacacataaaaatttatatatatatatatatatatatatatatatatatatatatatatatatatatatatatatatattacacacatatacatacatacatacatacatacatacatacatacatacacaacacacacacacacacacacacacacacacacacatacatacatacatacatacatacacacacacacacacacacacacacacacacacacagccccacgcCCGTTGAAGCTTCGAGTTGCGGGCGTGTGGATAAGAGGAAGCCAGGAAGTGACCCTGATACTGGCTTCTTCGGATTGgacctactctctcctccctgcccctcccttcccccctctctccctactctcctcccttcccttc
This window encodes:
- the LOC119572451 gene encoding LOW QUALITY PROTEIN: probable H/ACA ribonucleoprotein complex subunit 1 (The sequence of the model RefSeq protein was modified relative to this genomic sequence to represent the inferred CDS: substituted 1 base at 1 genomic stop codon), with protein sequence GGGGGGGGGGGGGGGGGGGGGGGGGGGGGGGRGGGGKMREYDIIGFARSCSEGKSRSNIQPVLQTLRSNTPTKENKTRESLVKELLTAHSHLFLPVYTGGASLPSLLGGGGGGGGGGGGGGGGGGGGRGGGGRRMXEDGEGGEGGTGKGGGMGGDKGDKT